A stretch of DNA from Glycine max cultivar Williams 82 chromosome 18, Glycine_max_v4.0, whole genome shotgun sequence:
GTGAATCTTAGTACTTTCACTTTTGGGTTGTACAATGGGCTCATTCTGATTTACATACATGATtttgtgttaatatttttatttatcaaatcattttaatttatacctATTTAATTTCTGATTTATCACATTTCCTTAAATATACAACAAACATGTTTCCTTGACTTAAGAGTCAGAAGGGACATACTAGAGGCAGCATGATTGTCCTTATCTTTTGCTCCACATTTTTTGTCTGCCATTTACAAATAACTGAATCCCCGATAGGAAATCTCAGGAAAATTCTaggaaacaaaatattattttgcttGTTTTTTATGATCCTCAGCGTTCATTTGGTGACTGTAAGAATTAAGAAGAAAGACACTATCCTGTGCAAAAAAGTGGAAATATTTTACAGTtttagcataattttttttttatcctctcTGCGTAAAATGGTATCTACACGTCTGGTCACTCACTGTCACTATCCCTCTCTGCTTCTCAATGCGATGTCAATGATCCATTGACAGCTTTGGCTAATTGCAAGCTGTGGAATCACAGCAAGGAATCTCGAAAGCTGAAAAAGGAaactgaaaaacaaaatatttatatgtacCCTTAAGCTAATTTTGTCTAAATctttatgatatattttcttAGAACAGTTTCTTTAATCCATGAGAATCGAATATCGTGCCAGGGTTTAAAATCTTTATGATATAAAATGCTGATGATCTAGTAAAAAGTAAAGACCGAAATGAATAGTATTTGTTATAGATTTCAGAGAAGCacaacttgattattcttgattagGATCCAAAATTTTATCAAGCCCCACCACCCGTATTCACCcttcataaatattaaatatcgcACATGAAACTTCAATATGTACGAGTAACATTTATGAGGGCAAACTAATACATCATTGTAAGCTCTTACTTAGTCAATATCTTCTTTCACACGACTCTGTTTATGAACAAAGTTgagttattttttgtcttttaggTTAAGTGGATTCATTTTCTACACCATGTTAACGccactctctctttttcgttAGCAGATAGCACCCCTTTGCTTGCATGAGTAGCCATAATCCGGTGGAAAGCCTCCTAATTGTGAAATGTAAATAGTTAAGTAGTCAAAGACAGTCAATACTCAATCCCATGATGAATGATACTCCAAAAACTGTGACGAAAATTAGATAGGCTAATAAATGCCAATTTTAACTACCACCTGTCATtgtgtgtttttaaattttacccaCTCAGACACACAAAAAATGCTTTCACTTTCAACCCTGCCACTTTATAATCAGTCTCCAACTACTAATAGAACACTGGCCAAGGGGTCCTTGATACTGATGTGGATTCTCCCATTTTGTTTACCTCTATTGAACTgttcctttcactttttctgTCACACTCTGCACCCTCTCTCACTGTCCTGTTTCCACATGGCACTATACtgccaacacacacacacaccctctaAGACTTAAAAGCATTCATCACTCAAAACGCTGAAAATAAGTTCTTAAaaccattttatttttccccTCTCTGGGTTGTGTTGTAGTATTAGTATCTCAATACTTAGttaacatttaatattaatatagtgTGTGTGGGTGAAGATTGGTAATGACACCAAGAAATGACATGATACGCATTATTCATGATCATGGCttcattcaattcaattcagAACTCCACCACCCCAATCTTGCTTATTACTATTCTCATTACATTTCTACTCCACCATCTTCTGTGCCCAGTTTCTTGTTTCAACCAGCCACAACATGCAATTCCTCCACCGGTAGGCTTTAACTAAAGccataattttgttgttgttgttgtgtgtgtgttgtTTGAAAATGACTAAGTTGGGTATTATGTTATGTGAAGGACCCTTTATGTGAGGAGAAAAACAGATTAGGTTCAATGCCTCCTACTTGCCACAACAAGTGCAACCGGTGTCATCCATGCATGGCAGTGCAAGTTCCAGCCTCGCCTAGCCATGAACGAGTTCACCCAGGTCTTGCCCCAACTGCTGCAATGGAAGTTTTCTTTCTCCAAGGTAACAGGTACTCCAATTACAAGCCATTGAGTTGGAAATGCCATTGTGGTGACCACTTTTTCAACCCTTAGAAATTGTAACATTCTCTTGGAGATTATGAATCCCCTCACCTTGAGTTGTAAAATGGAAATTGcccctcttcttttccttttttttggtttaaattatGGGAATAACTTAGATATTGTTTTTTAGATGTTGTTTGTACTATTCTCTAATTAGAATTAGAtaaagtaatattattttataataaatattacgaTTATCAAAGAAGTAAAACTTTAATTCTGATTAAAgaatagaaaggaaaaaaaataatctaagttTTACCCTTAAATTATTTCGGATGTTGTTCTTTAAGGGTCAATGGGATTGCTTGGGTTGCACCAGATGAGTCATTTTCGTCAGCATTGATTGTGTGGATTGGAGTTTGATACACTTGTACAGAATTTGTTAAGGACCTGAAATCTCACTTTATGTTTGTGTCTAAATTTTGtgaaagttttttttctctcttctgtGATAATTTTCATACTTAATGCTCCTTCTGGTCGATAGAGGCTAAAGCTAACTTTGGTGTCCAGGACCAACGGCCAGATTGATTGATGAAAAGTAGGTTAATTTGTGCAAGTATTATAAGAATATCCTAcgtcaaattttttatattgtgacAATTCAATGTTGTTCATCGGAAATGTTTCccttattccattttattttcctGATAACTCTTTTTCTTGTAGGTCCGTAGTTAAATTGTTTCGTAATGACCCTAAGCTTATCTTTCGGGTCCGCGTTAAAGAATTATCAAGGCCCACCAGTACCTATAGCTGCAAAAAACTTTCACCCAACaataattgattttcaattcTGACTGACAAGAGTACTGCTGGGCCACTAGGCCCATCTTTAGTaaacattgtattttttttttaaggttttaataaaataagtaaaaagaaaataaaagggtaCATCCTTTTTCTAACAGTCACGTTAAAGTCTCCATGAATTCGAGTTAGATAATTGATACACCCACCCATtttaagaaagcaaaaaaattccAATACCTTTTCTTCTTCGAAagatcttaaaatttatttgaaaagatcAACTTCTTTGTCATTTTGGACTgagtataataaattaatctaaaaatgtgaatattatagttttttttttcaaacaaagaACTATTCATATTtagttaaacaaaattaatgtaTACATTGTTCCAAATATATCATCATGACAACATATAAATAtcgtataaattataaattcgaATAAGTTAACATGTAATAAATGTTAcgagtaaaaaaatattcaatttagaCTTACTTAATCAACCttcattattattactactcgttatcataatgttttttatttaattaatatatttatattaaaactcAGTTGTTATTGAACTGTATACCCATTAAGATTGATGTAATAACATGGGTTGAGTAGTACAATGAGGTCTTAAACTTaatcatcattgtcatcgttatttttaaaaaaatattattatataaaatataaatggttACTTTATGAGTttagtagttttttttactcaataTAATATTGGTATGAAATATTCAttactaaaaataatgattaatttttgtcaagAATCATAAGCACATATAATATGAGTATTTATCTCCTCTCATGATTTGTTTCACACGTcagttttaaaactttaaatcaCTTGACACATAAAATCTCTATCACTTTGATCAATTAATGTTAGTATGAGTTTAACAAGTTTGtcctttgaaaaaaatatcttaaaagtccaaaacaaacaaataaacttgggaatttaaaagaaaaaaaaaacagaaggtTTATAACACAACATTGCTAacgtttatttgtatttatagaAATTTGAAATGTGTTGGAACAAAAGTTCAATGggaataaaagtataattttcctttgtatgaaaatagcatataattatgttttcttAATATGTTACAAGTATCATTTGGTTGGAGGTAATATTTTTCGAGTAAAATCACTATAGATACATTTCAAAGAATAATTGTGGAAGACttgaaacaaatatatttttaacttcaaTCTGCATAGATCAAAACTACATTTTTTGTTACATGACATTTATGTAAAGAATCCATCAGTTTTGTTAATCACTAATATTCACCAAGGAAATAACTGACAATTTTTAGTGAAATTTGTTCTTTCAACTACCTTTTTCTATCTATAAAACTCAATTGCTTAGGAGATCGAGCCCATGTAGACCTAGTTTacataacatttaaaaattatttttgaacacaattttatttttaacattatggaaaatacttttttggaatgctaaaaaataaaattgtgttatGGAAGTactttctaaaatattattttgtgtaCCAAAAAGTACTtctcaaaaatgttaaacaaatTCCAAAAAGTTCAAGCAGAACACTAGAATCATTAAAAACCCatacaaaggaaaaaaattgtaaaatagtaAAGCAATTGAAGTGgataaaatgtttaattgataTCATTCCTTTAATTTGGACAACTTTACAAAGGGCTTCGCTACAACTTGGACAAATATAAGATCTAGCCACAAGttgttacatatataaaatgagAGACATTAACAATGTTGCGTGAgtggacaaaaataaaaacaaggaaGAAAAGTAATTAAGAGTGTAAACATACTACATTGAAGTTTAGAGAATGAAAAAATCCTAATGCTAGAGCAAGAGATCAAAGGGTaataaaggaagtgaaagaaatgAGAGAGTTTGATGAAACAGAGGGAAATGTGTTGTTACTATGAAATAGGGTGTGCGAGGGAGAGAAGAAGGTCTGGAAAGGAAATGttgtttaactaattttattttttttttaaaaaatagggaaGGAGAACATACTTAGCCAAAAAGGGTGTGGTATAGCAAATACAAGAAAACCTGTTGGGAATGGGCTGGCCCAATGGACTTAACTCAATTGATAGCTGAGTCGGTTTTGTTCCCTccattccttttcctttttattgtgGGGGAAAAGCAAACCCCTACTCTCTTCGCTTTCTCTGGCGGCATCTCTGCTGCAACTGTAACACTAACACTTCAACAGAACAGAACATGGCGACGGCTTCACAAGCTCGAGCTGTTAAGTCTCTCAACAAGTCCCCTGGAGGACGCCGTTTTGTCGTAagctttcttctctctctctctctgtttttcTGTTGTTTCTGCTAAAACCCTAAACCCCGCCTTTGTTACAAATTAGTACTTTATTTTCGAATTGATAAAAGCCTTCTCTGAAGCTTTTCATTGCGAAGTAGCTACCAGTTATCGTTGAAATTTTGTTATCTGTATGCTCTTTTGTATTATTTGCGtgacattttcttcttctaattttaaaaatcattgaaTGTACAGTTTAAGTCATTCTCGGATAGAGTAGATGAGATTGATATCAATGTATATCGAAGTCTTGATAAGGTCAAAGCCGAGCCATCCGAGGGTTCTTCTTTTTTCAGAGACTGCCTTATAGAATGGAGGGTATGTTTTAATATACAATTCAAttcctctcttttttgttttacttgTTTATTTGCTTTGCTGcattctttgattgattgtatttgcaTTTGAGGAACATGTTGTGATAGCCGATGTCTTTAAGCAATGACAGGTGAGAAGGAGTTGCATACTAATCCAAATTCATTAAttgtgtaaagaaaaaaaattgcagaCTTTTATTACTAGCATGATCCTCTACTTCATCTCAGTCAGTCAatctttgtataaattatttgctTTAATTGTCAAATACAGGAGTTGAACACTGCTGAGGATTTCATTTCATTATATGAAGAAATTATGCCTTATACACAAACATTGCCCCTGGTGCTGTTGCACAAGGAATCTTTAATATCAAAGCTTCTTTCTAGGttgcacataaaagcaaggctATCCCTTGAACCAATTCTCAGGTATGCTAGTCTTTTTCCATGGATTACTTCATTTTGCTTGATACGGAATTGTAGTGTGTTACACGATGAAGTGGtaacaataaatcatattactttgttttgaaaaacttggaCATGGTATGTTTTAATGTGATTGGAGCAAGTATTTTGCATTCATGGTAGTAACAACAATTTTGGTGCATTCCTGACTTTCCTATCAGGTCTAGTTATTATCTTCAGCTTTATGTAcacattgattgattgatttggGATTCTTTTTGAGTGGTTGAATTCAGTTGTGAAAATTTATCGAAATTTATTAGTATTTGAATCTAGCTGTATAAGTATGCTGTTCTAATTACTATACGCACgtgtaaatattaaatactattATATTTTCTGATTTATACCAGTGTTATTATATTTGTACTGAATGTTAACAACCAGGTAACCTTGGACTTGGTTAATTAATGGCTAGTTGGTTgttattttcagtgttttttgttttcctgtTGCTCTACAGCTGTTGCCAATAAATctcaaggctttgttttacaGGTTAATTGCAGCTTTATCTAGGGATCTCCTAGAGGAATTTGTTCCGTAAGTTGCTTATCACTTTGACAATTTTGGCTCTTTTGAGTTTCCCCTTCATTTCAATTGTCAAATCTTGCATAGCTCTtgcacatttatatttttaacgaGAATGCTCACATGGTTTTCTTATTCATTATGGATATTGGCTTTTCTAGTCTATTGCCAAGAATTGTTGATTCTTTAGTCTCTCTTCTTGAGAGTGGTGGTGATAGGGAGCCAGATATCATTGAGCAGGTATATTCTATCATTTTGGAAAATGTTCTTATGAGTCTATCTTGTTCATTTCTTCTTTGGTAGTTTCCTTAGTTAAGCGTGAATTTTtgaaatgtttgtttttatgcAGATATTCATGTCATGGTCATACATTATGATGTATCTGCAAAAATATCTTGTACGCAATCCATCAGAGGTGCTCAAGTGAGTAGTTGAGTTTGAACTTttgtagttttttgttttttcattaccATATGAACTTAACTATGCTGCAAGCCCTGAAATACTCTGGGATGTGTATGCCGTTACCTGCACCATTTTGTTAAATCCCaaggattaatttaatttgcatCAGATTAAATATGGACTAGAACTGACTACTTACACTTTATctcatttgatcaatgaattaTTTGAGAGTAGTCTTCCCTTTCCTTGATTGGGCattgtaatttattattgtaATAGAATTTATACTTTTCTAACTGAGCAATTTTGTGATAAAGCAGAAAGCTAGTTGAGGCAAAAATCTTAGAAActgtattttaaattcttaatataGTTCAAAGGGATATGGTTTGCAAACATGGAAGGGCCCCTAATTTAAGTCTACAGACTACAACAACCTTAAAATGGTAGCATGATCTGAAAATTGAATGAGAAACAAAATAGATGGGGGCTAGTATTGATTATAATATGATGCTGGCCTTCAAAACTAGAAGTATAAGATCAGTaagtgttattaaaaaaattgaaatgctgTTTCTGTCCCAGTGGAGTGTTTTGGCTATAGGAGATGCAAGAGGTGTAGGAGAGCTTGAAAAAGGAGCTAAAGCATTAAACTCACATTAAACCTCTGTTCACTTTTGTAGGCAATAGCAATAGATCCCCATGCACGAAAGCAACACAAACTTAATGGAATGACATACTGTGGTTGTGTTATTCCTTAGTTTTTTGGGTCATATAGCTTTAACAGACTCAATTATTCTTCATGCCCATTGGCTGGAAGTGTGTATAAATGAGAAAGACAACCATTTTACAAAAGTCTTGAAGTAATGCCTTGCTGCATTACTTGCATTGTTGGGACAATTtcctatcacttttttttttctcagcaaaaaatatatgatatatttatagACTAGTACCAGTGGTACTGAAAGTACATAGGAATAGATGTGAAtcctacttttttattttgcaacTTGCTGCACCTCGCAATACCTGATCATATTATCTTTAAGGGTACTAAGGTAATGTTGCTAGCATCTAAGAATGAGAAAAGGGACGTTCCACCAAGGGTTGTTAAACACTTTACATGGAACTTGCAAAAAATTATCCCAACCAAGTTAGCTAGGCTTGAAGGACAACTGATTGATtacattgtttattttattctacaaccAGGCACTGAATTAAAATctgatttttctaattttggaGTTGTTTTTCTTGATATTGATTCCTCAAGGGTCACGTCAAAATTGAGGTATTATCCAAAAGAATATGTCCAACAATTCATGGCAGAAGCAATGTCATTTGTTTTGAGGAATGCCCCAGATGAGCAGCTCAAAAGAGGTAGTCATgttattgattattttgttgTGGCTCCCCCCTCCCTTCTGTcttgttttctatatttttaaacaattccCCTGATTTTCTAGGGCTTGTTAAATAAAATGGTTCCTGGTTTAATCTTTCTGTAATTATGCTTCTATTGATTTGTTTGGATGGTTGCCAAacttctattattattgtttaatgGAACAGGAATCCGAAGAGTAATTGATGATGCAGTGAAGAAGCCATCTCTGTGTAGAGAGTCAGGTGTTGAAGCAttggtttttaatattatgaaagGTCACTCATCCAGGTTCCATTCAAAAGCAGAGCGAGTGTTACAGTTGTTGACTAGTGAAGCAATTTATCCTATTGGTGATAAAGCTGACCAAGGTAATCTTGTTCTCCAGTTAAAAGAATTGTATTTTGATTCTTCTGATTTCACAAATCATTTGTGTAATTGTTGCTCAATCAAGCTGCTAGGCTACATCATATCAATAACATACTATGATCATCAGTATATGATTGATCTTTTTGTTAATCGGAGAATATACATTTTTCATTGGTTAAATCCCCCTGCAAACCAGACAAGGATTTAAGGAATGCAAGCAACCTCAATTTTGAATTTACTCTGTCCCTTTTAACATAATATCTTCCAAATCTCCCTCCCATGGTAgtttttatgaatatttggaATTGGTGAGATATGAAATTTGCTTTCATTAGatagttattttgttattacacGGAATGTGGTGAACATTTTGAAGGTTTATTCATAGCACTTGATGAATACTAGAAAAACCATGTGTAAGCATCAGACAGACACCATTTGATGATCTAGCCTCCAAGCAGGCTATTTTCTTTAGAATAGAAAGAAACTCGCGCATTCTCAACTTTGTAAAGTTAACCAGTAATTGATTGGTCCgtgcaattttctttttctcatgtCTCCTGTCCTCACCTGGTGCGATCAAGCTTTTTGTTGTTATGTATCTCTTGtaaatttctctttaatttttattaaaacttaTGGGATTCTTGTGACAGGTTATTGTCTCTCTTTAGGAAActgatgttttttttactgTGGTCTAGTGCCAATTTGGCTATCTGTAgatataattttgttgatttgtaATGCATTTTATCACATTGTTTCTTATTTCTACCTGCCTCTATTTCAGATTCAATGATCATTCTGAAAATTGTTAAATCTGTCTTCAAGAAACTATGCGAGAAGATGGAGTCTAAGGAGTTGGATTTGGTATGGAATTGCATATATAAGGAAGTAAATGAATGTCTTAATACTGGAAATAGCAGGCACCTACGACATATTTTATCAGTGCTTGTCTCGGCTATAAAGGTGCAAAATGGGCAAAAGGTGTCTGGTAAGTTGAAATACTTTATGTTACAGAACTTTTCCTTTTGATCTGTTCAGCTAAGTTGAGCTAATTGACAAGGATAATAAACTATGGTAGTTTTATAGTAAACTCATCATAAGCATATATTGGTATTTGATAAATGGATTGAATTTTAAGTTTGTTTAGGGAATCCGCCATAATgttatcttttccttttattatttaaatttttgttacaCTTGGAAGTAGTATGAGAGTAATCGCCATGGAAAGGTATGGTTAAGCCATTCCCAAATGTGAGGCTTTTAGGACCCGAACCTTTGTCCTCCATTAGGAGCGCAGTTTGCTTATCAGTGTCCAACCCCTTGTGGTTTATTAGTAAAATTTCAAGTCCTGGTTTTGTTAATATATGCTTATAGGTATAGCTTCTGTTTGGTATTTTTTTGCTTCTCTTCATCACTTATTAAGTGTACATATATTAATGGGTAATAAATAAGAGTCAGTGAATGGGTTGAGTTTAGGTACGATTGCTATCAGTTGGCTTGAGattatctcattttcatttCGTCAAAGTGTGCATCGTGTTAATAGCATTTTTTTTCCGTTCAAATGTAATGTTTTTGACATAGGGATAGTgtgcattttcttttctttaggaAGTTGCTAGAGTGGTCTATGTGGTTTTGCATTGATTTTAATTGCATTTTTGGCAGATTATAAGCCTATGCTGGAACTAGTTCTGCTGCTAGTGCAGACATTTATCAAACCTTGTGGAGTTATTGATTCACAGGAAGATATATATTTAGTTGTTGATAAGATTTTGAAATTAATGTTGGCCATTCTCAAAGGGCTCTGTAATTGCAATACCTCAATGATATCAGAGTGTGCTTTCAAGTGGGCTCCGATTTTTGAATCACCTCCAATTTTTAAATCAGCAAGCTCTAGGTAATGAACAGAACAGTGATATTATGATATTGGAATTCCCTTTAACTTGTTTCTATACCCTCTTGACATGTTTGAGCTTGGATTCCAGTTTGCTGCGTTTCATTAGAGAACTGCTACAGGAGAATCTTTGTTTACTTCATTTCAGAAGAAATGTTATAAGGTAACCTCATAATTGAGTGTGTGCATGATCAAATTGTTGTTtaatattatacatatataaatatttgactTCTATGACTTGTTTTTAGTGCAATGAATGATTTGATGGAGATTTCAGAGGAAGAGGTCATACATTTGTTACGATCTTTCTGTGAGAAAATGCAATTGGATAAACAGAACTCAGATTTTGTAGATGGAACAAGTGAAGAAGCACCACTGACTAGAATTTGCAGTCGTTTACAAGAGATAATATGTTGTTGGAAgggaaaaataaatgatattgcACATGCTGATGTATTATGTCAAATTGATGAAGGAGTGTTGGCACTGCTGTGGGGAGCTGTTAGTTGCTATGCTCATATGTGTATTGTTGGTGCCAATCCGTCCTTGATGGTGGAGCTTGTGGATGCTGTAGATAATTTTCTGACTGTGAAATCTGGTATTGTATTACCTTCATTCCTGTATTCTTTCAGATATGATTTTCTGATGAGAAATCTTGTAGAACCTTGTGTCTAGGCTATATTAAAGCTGGTATTCTGTATTCCATTGTGTTTTGACTAGGTCGTGCTTGCTATCATAATATTGAACTGGATTGGACCATATTAAGAAAATATCTGGTTATGAGTTTACACTTGGATTATTGTATTTGTTGAtcttacaattatttttttctattttgctGCATGTGTTTTGCTGTTGAATTCTGTaggtaataaaaatagaaaatacaatttcttatattattttgtttttctctctgttTTTAT
This window harbors:
- the LOC102664041 gene encoding EPIDERMAL PATTERNING FACTOR-like protein 1 — protein: MIMASFNSIQNSTTPILLITILITFLLHHLLCPVSCFNQPQHAIPPPDPLCEEKNRLGSMPPTCHNKCNRCHPCMAVQVPASPSHERVHPGLAPTAAMEVFFLQGNRYSNYKPLSWKCHCGDHFFNP